In Catenulispora sp. EB89, one genomic interval encodes:
- a CDS encoding carbohydrate ABC transporter permease codes for MVALVVTAVFAVPLYLVVVNVFKPGGHITGSPASVPWPPTLDNLKAALDRPDNLYWDGLVNSAEITTVSIVVLAVLSAMLGHYLARTRSRFARVTLLVLLAGLMVPPQVILVPVVRILRLTHLMTTLTGMVAFNVGYYIPFGVFVFAGFIRSIPIELEEAAALDGAGRWRTFWTVVFPLLRPATASVLIFLGVWIWNDFLDPLIILGPVGGTTVTVGVYRALGEHQSNYGQLFGLMFLAALPVVVFYFLLQKHFVKGLTGGAVKG; via the coding sequence CTGGTCGCGCTGGTCGTCACGGCGGTGTTCGCGGTGCCGCTGTACCTGGTCGTGGTGAACGTGTTCAAGCCCGGCGGCCACATCACCGGCTCCCCGGCGTCGGTGCCGTGGCCGCCGACCCTGGACAACCTGAAGGCGGCGCTGGACCGGCCGGACAACCTCTACTGGGACGGCCTGGTCAACAGCGCCGAGATCACCACGGTCTCGATCGTCGTGCTCGCCGTCCTGTCCGCGATGCTCGGCCACTACCTGGCCCGCACCCGGAGCCGGTTCGCCCGCGTGACACTGCTGGTGCTGCTGGCCGGGCTGATGGTCCCGCCGCAGGTGATCCTGGTCCCGGTGGTGCGGATCCTGCGGCTGACCCACCTGATGACGACGCTGACCGGGATGGTCGCGTTCAACGTCGGGTACTACATCCCCTTCGGCGTGTTCGTGTTCGCCGGCTTCATCCGCTCGATCCCGATCGAGCTGGAGGAGGCCGCCGCGCTGGACGGCGCCGGACGCTGGCGCACGTTCTGGACCGTCGTCTTCCCGCTGCTGCGGCCGGCGACGGCGAGCGTGCTGATCTTCCTCGGGGTGTGGATCTGGAACGACTTCCTGGATCCGCTGATCATCCTCGGGCCGGTCGGCGGGACCACGGTCACCGTCGGCGTCTACCGGGCCCTCGGCGAGCACCAGTCGAACTACGGCCAGCTGTTCGGCCTGATGTTCCTGGCGGCGCTGCCGGTGGTCGTCTTCTACTTCCTGTTGCAGAAGCACTTCGTCAAGGGCCTGACCGGCGGCGCGGTCAAGGGCTGA
- a CDS encoding glycoside hydrolase family 95-like protein, which yields MRSDKYPLVGRRAVLGGAAAGVGAVLVGAGAEVARATGSRAGAEAAATAATAAATATGISWPAVQAQLAAVNPHVTKPISGVVTSKYTPGMLLGNGDLGVVVGDSSATQQTFSFGKSDFWGSDRKTTSPLVWQPSILPVGKLTVAASGASAASSGYSMTTDLAGATVTSVLALSNATVTLKSWTADNDNVLITQLSSKAGSSSVSLTATVTLPVDSAFPSGAGALNGTQLWLTRQNNTSGNGNVSMQATAASATQLVGAKFTKTSTSKTSSQTSATGTFTLAGGATATLVTAFRSHAQDVSDSSTAPTPTQLRDQAVTASTAIDATWITGAASTHAAFWQDFWTRSSIVVGDSQLEAFYFNAQYVLGSATRSGVHNPPSLWAQWLTNDTPSWGGRYFLNYNQEALYYGAFSSNHAELSEPYRRLIYNEVPWQRNTTHGAGYQGTAFQRSMTPFHLYETQPSTVPVASKKDYTKLPADQKSNGTFAALPLIWHWEYTRDTTYLQTQLYPLLKELDAFWRDFAVFDGKRYVFQHSSAHEGGDDTNPNLDLGFARKVINTLLETSAILGVDANMQSTWQSFLAKLSAYPTGTYNGVTVFYTAEVINNPSLPDKFEPGNQPINMEGVIFPGEQCSIGGDATLLQYAINSLTQMNSWGVTSGGNSNNGFCKEFTIAARVGWPAEDLVQKVKASIAHLWRSSNDTDFQGGGGIETSGTIETLNSMLMQSEAGAIRVFPCWPTARDASFTLLAKGAFLVSSAISGGTVASVGITSQTGGSATLVLPWNTGSATVTANGSSVPVTVSGGRATFATTAGTTYKVTP from the coding sequence ATGCGCAGTGACAAGTACCCGCTCGTCGGTCGGCGCGCGGTGCTCGGGGGTGCGGCGGCCGGAGTCGGCGCGGTCCTGGTCGGGGCCGGCGCCGAAGTGGCGCGCGCGACCGGCTCTCGCGCCGGCGCCGAGGCCGCCGCCACGGCCGCCACGGCCGCCGCGACCGCCACCGGCATCAGCTGGCCCGCCGTCCAGGCCCAGCTCGCCGCCGTGAACCCGCACGTCACCAAGCCGATATCGGGCGTCGTCACGAGCAAGTACACGCCGGGCATGCTGCTGGGCAACGGTGATCTCGGCGTGGTCGTCGGCGACTCCTCGGCGACCCAGCAGACCTTCTCCTTCGGCAAGAGCGACTTCTGGGGCAGCGACCGCAAGACGACGAGCCCGCTCGTCTGGCAGCCGTCGATCCTGCCGGTCGGGAAGCTGACCGTGGCGGCGTCCGGCGCGAGCGCGGCGTCCAGCGGCTACTCGATGACCACGGATCTGGCCGGGGCGACGGTCACGAGCGTGCTCGCGCTGTCGAACGCCACGGTCACGCTGAAGTCGTGGACCGCCGACAACGACAACGTCCTGATCACCCAGCTGTCGTCCAAGGCGGGCAGCTCGTCGGTCAGCCTGACGGCGACCGTCACGCTGCCGGTCGACTCGGCCTTTCCGTCCGGCGCGGGCGCGCTCAACGGCACCCAGCTGTGGCTGACCCGGCAGAACAACACCTCCGGCAACGGCAACGTCAGCATGCAGGCCACCGCGGCCTCCGCGACGCAGCTCGTGGGTGCCAAGTTCACCAAGACCAGCACCTCGAAGACGTCCTCGCAGACCTCTGCGACCGGCACCTTCACCCTCGCCGGCGGAGCGACGGCCACGCTCGTGACCGCCTTCCGCTCGCACGCGCAGGACGTCTCCGACTCGTCCACCGCGCCGACGCCGACGCAGCTGCGCGACCAAGCGGTCACCGCCTCCACGGCCATCGACGCGACGTGGATCACCGGCGCCGCGAGCACGCACGCGGCGTTCTGGCAGGACTTCTGGACACGTTCCAGCATCGTCGTCGGCGATTCGCAGCTGGAAGCCTTCTATTTCAACGCGCAGTACGTCCTGGGCAGCGCGACCCGATCCGGCGTGCACAACCCGCCGTCGCTCTGGGCCCAGTGGCTCACCAACGACACCCCGAGCTGGGGTGGCCGCTACTTCCTGAACTACAACCAGGAAGCCCTGTACTACGGCGCCTTCTCCTCGAACCACGCCGAACTCTCCGAGCCCTACCGCCGCCTGATCTACAACGAAGTCCCCTGGCAGCGGAACACGACGCACGGCGCGGGATATCAGGGCACGGCGTTCCAACGCAGCATGACTCCGTTCCACCTGTACGAGACCCAGCCCTCGACAGTCCCGGTCGCGTCCAAGAAGGACTACACGAAGCTGCCCGCCGACCAGAAGTCCAACGGCACCTTCGCGGCGTTGCCGCTGATCTGGCACTGGGAGTACACCCGCGACACCACCTACCTCCAGACCCAGCTGTATCCGCTGCTGAAGGAGCTGGACGCGTTCTGGCGCGACTTCGCGGTCTTCGACGGCAAGCGCTACGTGTTCCAGCACTCGTCGGCCCACGAAGGCGGCGACGACACCAACCCGAACCTGGACCTCGGGTTCGCGCGCAAGGTCATCAACACCCTGCTGGAGACCTCGGCGATCCTCGGCGTGGACGCGAACATGCAGTCCACCTGGCAGAGCTTCCTGGCCAAGCTCAGCGCCTATCCGACCGGGACCTACAACGGCGTCACGGTCTTCTACACCGCCGAGGTCATCAACAACCCGAGCCTGCCGGACAAGTTCGAACCCGGGAACCAGCCGATCAACATGGAAGGCGTGATCTTCCCCGGCGAGCAGTGCTCGATCGGCGGGGACGCCACCCTCCTGCAGTACGCGATCAATTCCCTGACCCAGATGAACTCCTGGGGCGTCACGTCGGGAGGCAACTCCAACAACGGCTTCTGCAAGGAGTTCACCATCGCGGCCCGCGTCGGCTGGCCGGCCGAGGACCTGGTGCAGAAGGTCAAGGCCTCGATCGCGCACCTGTGGCGGTCGAGCAACGACACCGACTTCCAGGGCGGCGGCGGCATCGAGACGTCCGGGACGATCGAGACGCTGAACTCGATGCTGATGCAGAGCGAGGCCGGCGCGATCCGGGTCTTCCCGTGCTGGCCGACCGCGCGCGACGCGTCGTTCACGCTGCTGGCCAAGGGCGCGTTCCTGGTGAGCAGCGCGATCAGCGGCGGCACGGTGGCCTCGGTCGGCATCACCAGCCAGACCGGCGGGAGCGCGACGCTGGTGCTTCCGTGGAACACCGGCTCGGCGACCGTCACCGCGAACGGATCCTCTGTCCCCGTCACGGTCTCCGGTGGTCGGGCCACATTCGCCACCACGGCGGGCACCACGTACAAGGTCACCCCATGA
- a CDS encoding carbohydrate ABC transporter permease: protein MTALQGSLPGTPHGSPQSARKSARNRRANLGYFLGFGAPGLLFYACFVFAPLVLSVGYSFTNADAFLPHTKFTGLHNYVKLLGDPDFRMQLRVTTILTLIIVIVPNVAGLAIAVLLNRNGRLYRALRTVFFVPVVLSSVVVSVVWQAMLTDGGLLDTVLGSMGVQHPPGWLSDPSIALYSVGSIASWQLLGFCTVVYLAGLQGVPDELLEAAAIDGAGRWTRFRRVTWPMLAPALTINTVMLLITGFKTYDYIQVITHGGPGTGTTATVAYGVIQTGFTENKTGMASAMAVLMLLVVAVVSSVALRLLQRREVEL from the coding sequence ATGACAGCACTGCAAGGCTCGTTACCAGGCACACCGCACGGTTCGCCGCAGTCTGCACGGAAGTCCGCACGGAACCGGCGCGCGAACCTGGGGTACTTCCTCGGGTTCGGCGCGCCGGGGCTCCTGTTCTACGCGTGCTTCGTGTTCGCGCCACTGGTGCTGAGCGTCGGCTACAGCTTCACCAACGCCGACGCGTTCCTGCCCCACACGAAGTTCACCGGCCTGCACAACTACGTGAAGCTGCTCGGCGATCCGGACTTCCGGATGCAGCTGCGGGTCACCACGATCCTGACGCTGATCATCGTGATCGTGCCGAACGTCGCGGGCCTGGCGATCGCCGTGCTGCTGAACCGCAACGGCCGGCTCTACCGCGCGCTGCGGACGGTGTTCTTCGTACCGGTCGTGCTGAGCTCCGTGGTGGTGTCGGTGGTGTGGCAGGCCATGCTCACCGACGGCGGGCTGCTCGACACGGTGCTGGGCTCGATGGGGGTCCAGCATCCGCCGGGCTGGCTGTCCGACCCGTCGATCGCGCTGTACTCGGTGGGGTCGATCGCGAGCTGGCAGCTGCTGGGCTTCTGCACCGTCGTGTACCTCGCCGGGCTGCAAGGCGTGCCGGACGAACTGCTGGAGGCGGCGGCGATCGACGGGGCCGGCCGCTGGACCCGGTTCCGGCGGGTCACCTGGCCGATGCTGGCGCCGGCCCTGACCATCAATACCGTGATGCTGCTGATCACCGGCTTCAAGACCTACGACTACATCCAGGTGATCACGCACGGCGGCCCCGGGACCGGGACCACGGCGACGGTCGCGTACGGCGTGATCCAGACCGGGTTCACCGAGAACAAGACCGGGATGGCCTCGGCGATGGCGGTGCTGATGCTGCTCGTCGTCGCGGTGGTGTCGAGCGTGGCGCTGCGGCTTCTGCAACGTCGGGAGGTGGAGCTGTGA
- a CDS encoding alpha-galactosidase gives MTLIRSIPGARAWVVTAGRSCAVLRLDDRDRLLSAHWGRELGLEQAAALVGVSVPVPAGAAAPGFGAVGHGGAWPFEEDVEGPLELAVGAAFQFGHAQLAVRFADGTRELELEFVSALIENSDTPDTEDTAELVLSFADRHYPLAVESRHRVRRGSPVIERRLVLRHTGSAGEEPISILRADSASWTLPPLADYRLSQVRGRWAAETRLHRSSPPFGETLLTSRRGITGHHANPWVMVDDGTAGATHGQVFGCALAWSGSWQLTVERTSADRTVVAAGFGPDGAVWPLAPGAALTTPVSAGIWTDGGFDAASQAWHTYVLDHVLPHPEELRPVVYNSWEATGFDVSLEGQLALARQAAEIGVELFVMDDGWFGSRTSDRTGLGDWWPNPDRFPDGLAPLVKGVRELGMDFGLWVEPEMVNPDSDLYREHPDWVLHQPFRQRSEHRNQLVLNLARPDVAAWVHEWLDRLVAENDIGFLKWDMNRPFTEVGWPEAGAGGGDLVWRRYVENLYALLDKLRADHPALRIESCSGGGGRLDAGMLARVDQVWTSDNTDALDRLAIQEGFAQVYPARVMSAWVTDSPNPHTGRRIPLEFRFHVAMSGVLGIGGDLAEWSEEELATAREMVAAYKRIRPVVQHGVRYAHGNASGDLSGAEYVAADRSEAVVFVYRRERRFAQMERPVVLRGVDAAGRYRDVGSGIVHHGAVLLSRGLPMALGGGDPVSTMVHLVREG, from the coding sequence ATGACGCTCATTCGGTCGATTCCCGGGGCTCGGGCCTGGGTGGTGACCGCCGGCCGGTCGTGCGCGGTGCTGCGGTTGGACGACCGCGACCGGCTGCTGTCGGCGCATTGGGGACGCGAGTTGGGGCTGGAGCAGGCCGCGGCGTTGGTCGGGGTCTCGGTTCCGGTGCCCGCCGGCGCGGCGGCGCCCGGGTTCGGGGCCGTCGGGCACGGCGGCGCCTGGCCCTTCGAGGAGGACGTGGAGGGACCGCTGGAACTGGCGGTCGGCGCGGCGTTCCAGTTCGGGCACGCTCAGCTGGCGGTACGTTTCGCGGACGGGACGCGGGAACTGGAGTTGGAGTTCGTCTCGGCGCTCATTGAGAACTCTGATACCCCTGATACCGAGGACACGGCCGAGCTCGTCCTGAGCTTCGCCGACCGTCACTATCCACTGGCTGTGGAAAGCCGGCACCGGGTTCGCAGGGGCAGCCCGGTGATCGAGCGGCGGCTGGTCCTGCGGCACACGGGATCGGCGGGTGAGGAGCCCATCAGCATCCTGAGAGCCGACTCCGCGTCGTGGACGCTGCCGCCGCTGGCCGACTACCGGCTGAGCCAGGTGCGCGGCCGGTGGGCCGCCGAAACCCGGCTGCACCGGTCCTCGCCTCCGTTCGGCGAAACGCTGCTCACCAGCCGTCGCGGCATCACCGGCCACCACGCGAACCCCTGGGTCATGGTCGACGACGGCACCGCCGGCGCGACACACGGCCAGGTCTTCGGATGCGCGCTGGCCTGGAGCGGCAGCTGGCAGCTCACGGTCGAGCGCACCTCCGCCGACCGGACCGTCGTCGCGGCGGGCTTCGGGCCCGACGGCGCGGTGTGGCCGCTGGCCCCCGGCGCGGCGCTGACCACGCCGGTCAGCGCGGGGATCTGGACCGACGGCGGCTTCGACGCGGCCTCGCAGGCCTGGCACACGTACGTGCTGGACCACGTGCTGCCGCATCCGGAAGAGCTGCGGCCGGTCGTCTACAACTCGTGGGAGGCGACGGGATTCGACGTCTCCCTGGAGGGACAGCTGGCGCTGGCCCGGCAGGCCGCGGAGATCGGCGTCGAGCTGTTCGTCATGGACGACGGCTGGTTCGGCTCCCGGACCTCGGACCGGACCGGCCTGGGGGACTGGTGGCCCAATCCGGACCGCTTCCCCGACGGCCTCGCGCCGCTCGTCAAGGGTGTCCGCGAACTCGGGATGGACTTCGGGCTGTGGGTCGAGCCGGAGATGGTGAATCCGGACTCCGATCTGTACCGCGAGCATCCCGACTGGGTGCTGCACCAGCCCTTTCGGCAGCGCAGCGAGCACCGCAACCAGCTGGTGCTGAACCTGGCGCGGCCGGACGTGGCCGCCTGGGTCCACGAATGGCTGGACCGGCTGGTCGCCGAGAACGACATCGGGTTCCTGAAGTGGGACATGAACCGGCCGTTCACGGAGGTCGGATGGCCTGAGGCCGGCGCCGGCGGCGGCGATCTCGTCTGGCGGAGGTACGTCGAGAACCTGTACGCCTTGCTGGACAAGCTGCGCGCCGACCACCCGGCCCTGCGGATCGAGTCGTGCAGCGGCGGCGGCGGACGGCTCGACGCCGGGATGCTGGCGCGCGTCGACCAGGTCTGGACGTCGGACAACACCGACGCGCTGGACCGGCTGGCGATCCAGGAGGGCTTCGCGCAGGTGTACCCGGCGCGGGTGATGTCGGCGTGGGTGACGGACTCGCCGAACCCGCACACCGGCCGGCGGATCCCGTTGGAGTTCCGGTTCCACGTCGCGATGTCCGGCGTGCTGGGGATCGGCGGCGACCTCGCGGAGTGGAGCGAGGAGGAACTGGCCACAGCGCGCGAGATGGTGGCCGCCTACAAGCGGATCCGTCCCGTCGTGCAGCACGGCGTGCGATACGCGCACGGCAACGCTTCCGGGGACCTGAGCGGCGCCGAGTACGTGGCCGCGGACCGTTCGGAGGCGGTGGTGTTCGTCTACCGGCGCGAGCGGCGCTTCGCGCAGATGGAGCGGCCGGTGGTGCTGCGCGGCGTCGACGCCGCCGGGCGGTACCGCGACGTCGGCAGCGGGATCGTCCACCACGGCGCGGTGTTGCTGAGCCGGGGACTGCCGATGGCGCTCGGCGGCGGGGATCCGGTCAGCACGATGGTGCACCTGGTGCGGGAGGGATGA
- a CDS encoding cell wall-binding repeat-containing protein, producing the protein MRSVFTGARRIAGAGLAAAAVLSGGLTAVTAHAAVSTVQDGPIFYKSFQTMSWQGTLYAVNPDGTGRHAVKLTGTGYDPNTSAMGTVRVSPDGSKLAFDSQDGRIYEANADGTDVHPLTAAAPKGKDGRSTWTDKGPAWSPDGKTVYFSREDDTVTPLTYAIESVQVSAAPGSEAPFAGLSGTYVSIASNGDLAYLTGTSEIVADSTGHTLTTIDGTTFGEQASGVLSPDGTKLAVVMDSGPADPKSGMVPTDLYIADSASGWKLTKITAAGNVSPWLAPTWSPDGTKIAYSTGAVDLPITGQATPMTLHVQAPTAGAAASSVVTDPMNTISWQNGALIPVPVTTPPPAAWPVATRLGGADRVGTAIAVADAAYGPQSKSLNKAKVAVLSRDDNYADALSGNALAAQKGGPLLLTGTTGLDTRVAGELKKILPAGSPVYVLGGEAALSPQVVKDLTALHYSVSRLSGPTRFDTSVAVAKAVSAHPHTVLVATGLNAPDALAAGAAAAQDPAGGVVLLSQDGVLPAATKAYLATVNPATTALYGVGRQGVAALKTLPSLAAHVTPLAGGDRYATDLAVASNTTLFPKVTAIGVATGRTWPDALSGGAFIATEHGPLLLVDGPNVPPGVAAWAKAHGAQLTGLTVFGGVNAVPGSAAKGVASDAWGAAWTNALQ; encoded by the coding sequence ATGAGGTCTGTGTTCACGGGGGCCCGGCGGATAGCTGGCGCGGGTCTGGCCGCCGCCGCGGTGCTGTCCGGCGGCCTCACCGCCGTCACGGCGCACGCCGCCGTCTCGACGGTGCAGGACGGTCCGATCTTCTACAAGTCCTTCCAGACGATGAGCTGGCAAGGCACGCTGTACGCGGTCAACCCCGACGGCACCGGCCGGCACGCGGTGAAGCTGACCGGCACCGGGTACGACCCGAATACCTCGGCGATGGGTACCGTGCGCGTCAGCCCGGACGGGAGCAAGCTGGCCTTCGACAGCCAGGACGGCCGGATCTACGAGGCCAATGCCGACGGCACCGACGTGCACCCGCTGACCGCCGCCGCGCCGAAGGGCAAGGACGGCCGCAGCACCTGGACGGACAAGGGCCCGGCATGGTCCCCGGACGGCAAGACCGTGTACTTCTCCCGCGAGGACGACACTGTCACGCCGCTGACCTATGCCATCGAGTCGGTCCAGGTGTCCGCCGCGCCCGGTTCGGAGGCGCCGTTCGCCGGCCTGTCCGGAACCTACGTCAGCATCGCGTCGAACGGCGACCTGGCCTACCTGACCGGGACGAGTGAGATCGTCGCGGACTCCACCGGCCACACGCTGACCACGATCGACGGCACCACCTTCGGCGAGCAGGCCTCCGGGGTCCTGTCCCCGGACGGGACCAAGCTGGCCGTGGTGATGGACAGCGGCCCCGCGGACCCGAAGAGCGGGATGGTCCCCACCGACCTCTACATCGCCGACTCGGCCTCCGGCTGGAAGCTGACGAAGATCACCGCGGCGGGCAACGTCTCGCCGTGGCTCGCCCCGACCTGGTCGCCGGACGGCACGAAGATCGCCTACTCGACCGGCGCCGTGGACCTGCCGATCACCGGCCAGGCGACGCCGATGACCCTGCACGTGCAGGCCCCGACCGCCGGCGCGGCGGCGAGCAGCGTCGTCACCGACCCGATGAACACCATCTCCTGGCAGAACGGCGCGCTGATCCCGGTCCCGGTCACCACGCCGCCGCCCGCGGCCTGGCCGGTCGCCACCCGCCTCGGCGGCGCGGACCGGGTCGGCACCGCGATCGCGGTCGCGGACGCCGCCTACGGCCCGCAGAGCAAGTCGCTGAACAAGGCGAAGGTCGCCGTGCTGTCGCGGGACGACAACTACGCGGACGCCTTGTCCGGCAACGCGCTGGCCGCGCAGAAGGGCGGACCGCTGCTGCTGACCGGCACCACGGGCCTGGACACCCGGGTCGCCGGCGAGCTGAAGAAGATCCTGCCCGCCGGCTCGCCGGTGTACGTCCTCGGCGGCGAGGCCGCGCTGAGCCCGCAGGTCGTGAAGGACCTGACGGCGCTGCACTACTCGGTCTCCCGGCTGTCCGGCCCGACCCGCTTCGACACCTCGGTCGCGGTGGCCAAGGCGGTGTCGGCGCACCCGCACACCGTGCTGGTCGCGACCGGCCTGAACGCCCCCGACGCCCTGGCCGCCGGCGCGGCCGCGGCGCAGGACCCGGCCGGCGGCGTGGTGCTGCTGTCGCAGGACGGCGTCCTGCCGGCGGCGACCAAGGCCTACCTGGCCACCGTGAACCCGGCCACCACCGCGCTCTACGGCGTGGGCCGCCAGGGCGTCGCGGCCCTGAAGACCCTGCCGTCCCTGGCCGCGCACGTCACCCCGCTGGCCGGCGGCGACCGCTACGCGACCGACCTCGCGGTGGCCTCGAACACCACCCTGTTCCCGAAGGTCACCGCAATCGGCGTGGCCACCGGCCGCACCTGGCCCGACGCCCTGTCCGGCGGCGCGTTCATCGCCACCGAGCACGGCCCGCTGCTGCTGGTCGACGGCCCGAACGTGCCGCCCGGCGTGGCGGCGTGGGCGAAGGCCCACGGCGCGCAGCTGACCGGCCTGACGGTCTTCGGCGGCGTCAACGCGGTGCCGGGCAGCGCCGCGAAGGGCGTGGCTTCGGACGCCTGGGGCGCTGCTTGGACGAACGCCCTGCAGTAG
- a CDS encoding NAD(P)-dependent alcohol dehydrogenase, with translation MRAVQVVGFGRPVEVVDRPEPVVEGPQDVVVRIAGAGICRTDLHIVEGGLEAAFRQRLPLTLGHENAGWVEAVGGGVSHLAVGDPVIVHPAVTCGFCDACRRGADMHCATWRFPGVDGWPGGYAELMRTSARAVVKLAPEASPACLAPFADAGLTAMHAVQRLMPFAGVGTTVVCLGSGGVGQIAVQLLRILTPARVVVVEPDEARAQTARELGADQVIALPAEAAADAVLDLTAGRGAQAVLDLVGEGDVPQQALRMLAKGAVYSIVGYGGGARIEHLDMINRELTILGNQIGTHAELGELMALAAAGRVTLGTETFPLEAAAEAMAAVAAGRVGGRAVLVPGA, from the coding sequence ATGCGCGCGGTACAAGTGGTCGGATTCGGGCGGCCGGTCGAGGTCGTCGACCGGCCGGAGCCCGTGGTCGAAGGGCCGCAGGACGTGGTCGTCCGCATCGCGGGGGCGGGGATCTGCCGGACCGACCTGCACATCGTCGAGGGCGGCCTGGAAGCGGCCTTCCGGCAGCGGTTGCCGCTGACCTTGGGGCACGAGAACGCGGGCTGGGTCGAGGCCGTCGGCGGCGGGGTGTCGCACCTGGCGGTCGGCGACCCGGTGATCGTGCACCCGGCGGTCACCTGCGGGTTCTGCGACGCCTGCCGCCGCGGCGCCGACATGCACTGCGCGACCTGGCGCTTCCCCGGCGTCGACGGCTGGCCCGGCGGCTACGCGGAGCTGATGCGCACCTCGGCGCGCGCGGTGGTGAAGCTGGCACCCGAGGCGTCCCCGGCCTGCCTGGCGCCGTTCGCCGACGCGGGGCTGACGGCGATGCACGCGGTGCAGCGGCTGATGCCGTTCGCCGGCGTCGGGACGACAGTGGTCTGTCTCGGCTCCGGCGGCGTGGGGCAGATCGCGGTGCAGCTGTTGAGGATCCTGACGCCGGCCCGCGTGGTCGTCGTGGAGCCGGACGAGGCGCGCGCTCAGACCGCCCGCGAACTGGGAGCCGACCAAGTCATCGCCCTCCCCGCCGAAGCAGCCGCCGACGCCGTCCTCGACCTGACCGCCGGCCGCGGTGCCCAGGCGGTGCTCGACCTGGTCGGCGAGGGCGACGTTCCGCAGCAGGCACTGCGGATGCTCGCGAAGGGCGCCGTCTACTCGATCGTCGGCTACGGCGGCGGTGCGCGCATCGAGCACCTGGACATGATCAACAGGGAGCTGACCATCCTTGGCAACCAGATCGGCACGCACGCGGAACTCGGCGAGCTGATGGCCCTGGCCGCCGCCGGACGCGTGACGCTGGGCACGGAGACGTTCCCGTTGGAGGCGGCGGCCGAGGCGATGGCGGCGGTGGCCGCCGGACGCGTCGGCGGCCGGGCGGTCCTGGTGCCGGGAGCCTAG
- a CDS encoding phosphoribosylaminoimidazolesuccinocarboxamide synthase, with product MADSTDNARMIAHCLTDAEFEGVPGFYRNKVRDAYQLPGRRRLLISTDRQSAFDHVLAAIPHKGQVLTQTARYWFDVTADVCPNHVLSYPDPNVVLVKDLHMLPVEMVVRAYLTGSTNTSPWPMYARGERGLYGHRFPEGMKKNQPLPEPVITPTTKSSQGGHDVPTTEAEILSAQLVTTEQWHEMARKSLALFARGRQVAAEKGLILVDTKYEFGLDEDGIVVVADEIHTPDSSRYWIADSYEDRFAAGEEPDSLDKEFLRLWITSRCDPYTEPIPPIPDDTVIEFSNKYIALFERVTGQTFERPDPALSVRARIREALARESPELF from the coding sequence ATGGCAGACTCCACCGACAACGCCCGCATGATCGCTCACTGCTTGACAGATGCCGAGTTCGAAGGCGTGCCCGGGTTCTATCGCAACAAGGTTCGTGATGCCTACCAGTTGCCCGGCCGACGCCGACTGCTGATCTCGACCGACCGGCAGTCCGCGTTCGACCACGTTCTGGCCGCGATCCCGCACAAGGGCCAGGTGCTCACCCAGACCGCGCGGTACTGGTTCGACGTCACCGCGGACGTGTGTCCCAACCACGTGCTGTCCTACCCCGACCCCAATGTGGTCCTGGTGAAGGACCTCCACATGCTGCCCGTGGAGATGGTGGTGCGCGCCTACCTCACGGGGTCCACCAACACCAGCCCCTGGCCGATGTACGCCCGCGGCGAGCGAGGGCTCTACGGTCACCGCTTCCCCGAGGGGATGAAGAAGAACCAACCCCTCCCCGAGCCGGTCATCACCCCGACGACGAAGTCGTCCCAGGGCGGTCACGACGTGCCGACCACCGAGGCCGAGATCCTCAGCGCCCAGCTCGTCACCACCGAGCAGTGGCACGAGATGGCGCGCAAGAGCCTGGCGCTGTTCGCCCGCGGCCGGCAGGTCGCAGCGGAGAAGGGCCTGATCCTGGTGGACACCAAGTACGAGTTCGGTCTCGATGAGGACGGAATCGTGGTCGTCGCCGACGAGATCCACACCCCTGACTCCAGCCGCTACTGGATCGCAGACTCCTACGAGGATCGGTTCGCAGCCGGCGAGGAGCCGGACAGCCTCGACAAGGAATTCCTCCGGCTCTGGATCACCAGCCGATGCGACCCCTACACCGAGCCGATCCCGCCGATCCCGGACGACACCGTCATCGAGTTCAGCAACAAGTACATCGCGCTCTTTGAACGGGTGACCGGCCAGACCTTCGAGCGCCCGGACCCGGCGCTCTCGGTCCGCGCCCGCATCCGCGAGGCGCTGGCCCGGGAGTCCCCCGAGCTCTTCTAG